The nucleotide sequence AATGGGAAGGCCATGACGAGACCGACGATCCTTAGAGTGTTCCTTCTCCTGGCGGCGTGCGCCTGCGCCGGAAGCAGCCCCGGCGTCGACATCACCAAGCCCGTTACCGGTGCCGAGGCGAGCAACGCCGCCAAGGCGTACGAGAAGGGCGTGCAGGAAAAGAAGGATCAGAATCCCCTGGAGGCAACCCGCTACTTCGAGTACGTGCGCAACAACTTCCCGTATTCGCAGTATGCGTCCCTCGCGCAGCTCGCCATCGCCGACATGGCCTTCGAACGCGACGACTGGACGACGGCGGCCACGCTCTACCAGGACTTCGTCAAGAGCCATCCCTCTCATCCGAAGGCCGATTACGCGGCGTTCCGCGCCGGCGCCGCCTATTTCAACGACCGCCCCTCGGAGGTTTTCCTGCTGCCGCCCAGCCACGAGAAGGACCTGGCGTCCGTGAGGCAGGCGCTGGAGGCGCTGAACCGCTTCGTAGTCAACTATCCGAAGAGCGAATTCCTACCCAAGGCGCGGGCGATGATCGGCGACTGCCGCGAGATGCTCGCGAAGCACGAGCGCTACGTCGCCGAGTTCTACTGGAAACGGGAGCAGTGGCGGGGAGCGGCGGGCAGGTACATGACGCTCGCCGATTCCTACGGCGACCTCCAGGGCGGGAAGATGCACGCGGACTCGCTCTGGCGCGCCGCGCAGGCGTACCGCAACGCGAAGGCCCCCGGCGACGAGCGCAAGACGCTGCAGCGCCTGGTCCAGGAGGCGCCACGGGATCCGCGCAGGGCGCAGGCGGAAGCGCTGCTCCGGCAGCTGCCTGCCGGCGCTCCGGTGACGCCTCCAGGAGAGCAGAAGTCGATTCCGGAGGCCTCCGAACCGCGACCCATCACCCCCGCGGAGACGCCCTCCTCGCGCGGTGCGCGGCCGCAGGCGGCGCCGAGCCCGGGCGTTCCGCCGGGCGCACAAGAGGTCCCTGAGCCGATCGCACCGCCCGAAGGCGCCAAGCCCGCGGCTCCCACGAATCGGCCCGCGCCCAACCCGGCGCCGCCGGCCAATCCGCAGAAGTAGCCCGAAACTCCGCCGCTTTCGCCGTCCGGCGGGTGATCCATGGTACGCTCTCCACCCAGCAGTCGACGGGGAGAGCATGGACGACCAACTGAGGGAGCTGGTCGCCCTCGGCAGAGAGCACTTCCAGCGCGGCGATTATTCGCTTGCGGCCGGCCATCTGGAGCAGGCCGTCGCGCGCGGCGTGGTGTTCGCCGACGTGCACCACATGCTCGGCGTCATCTATCACCACCTCGGCGA is from Deltaproteobacteria bacterium and encodes:
- a CDS encoding tetratricopeptide repeat protein yields the protein MTRPTILRVFLLLAACACAGSSPGVDITKPVTGAEASNAAKAYEKGVQEKKDQNPLEATRYFEYVRNNFPYSQYASLAQLAIADMAFERDDWTTAATLYQDFVKSHPSHPKADYAAFRAGAAYFNDRPSEVFLLPPSHEKDLASVRQALEALNRFVVNYPKSEFLPKARAMIGDCREMLAKHERYVAEFYWKREQWRGAAGRYMTLADSYGDLQGGKMHADSLWRAAQAYRNAKAPGDERKTLQRLVQEAPRDPRRAQAEALLRQLPAGAPVTPPGEQKSIPEASEPRPITPAETPSSRGARPQAAPSPGVPPGAQEVPEPIAPPEGAKPAAPTNRPAPNPAPPANPQK